The Symphalangus syndactylus isolate Jambi chromosome 3, NHGRI_mSymSyn1-v2.1_pri, whole genome shotgun sequence genome has a segment encoding these proteins:
- the RGS3 gene encoding regulator of G-protein signaling 3 isoform X7, which translates to MFETEADEKREMSLEEGKGPGAEDSPPSKEPSPGQELPPGQDLSPNKDSPSGQEPAPGQEPLSSKDSATSEGSPPGPDALPSKDAPPCQEPPPAQDLSPCQDLPAGQEPLPHQDLPAIQESPTQDLPPCQDLPPSQVSLPAKAPTEDTVSSGDPLAATGDPPAVSRPAFVIPEVRLDSTYSQKAGAERGCSGDEEDAEEAEEVEEGEEGEEDEDEDTSDDNYGERSEAKRSSMIETGQGAEGGLSLRVQNSLRRRTHSEGSLLQEPRGPCFASDTTLHCSDGEGAASTWGMPSPSTLKKELGRNGGSMHHLSLFFTGHRKMSGADTVGDDDEASRKRKSKNLAKDMKNKLGIFRRRNESPGAPPVGKADKMMKSFKPTSEEALKWGESLEKLLVHKYGLAVFQAFLRTEFSEENLEFWLACEDFKKVKSQSKMASKAKKIFAEYIAIQACKEVNLDSYTREHTKDNLQSVTRGCFDLAQKRIFGLMEKDSYPRFLRSDLYLDLINQKKMSPPL; encoded by the exons aTGTTTGAGACAGAGGCAGATGAGAAGAGGGAGATGTCcttggaggaagggaaggggcctGGTGCTGAGGATTCCCCACCCAGCAAGGAGCCCTCTCCTGGCCAGGAGCTTCCTCCAGGACAAGACCTTTCACCCAACAAGGACTCCCCTTCTGGGCAGGAACCCGCTCCTGGCCAAGAACCACTGTCCAGCAAAGACTCAGCTACCTCTGAAGGATCCCCTCCAGGCCCAGACGCTCTGCCCAGCAaggatgcgccaccatgccaggaacCCCCTCCAGCCCAAGACCTCTCACCCTGCCAGGACCTGCCTGCTGGTCAAGAACCCCTGCCTCACCAGGACCTCCCTGCCATCCAGGAATCCCCCACCCAGGACCTTCCACCCTGTCAAGATCTGCCTCCTAGCCAGGTCTCCCTGCCGGCCAAGGCCCCTACTGAGGACACTGTGAGCTCTGGGGACCCACTAGCAGCTACTGGAGACCCACCTGCGGTCTCCAGGCCAGCCTTCGTGATCCCCGAGGTCCGGCTGGATAGCACCTACAGCCAGAAGGCAGGGGCAGAGCGGGGCTGCTCGGGAGATGAGGAGGATGCAGAAGAGgccgaggaggtggaggagggggaggaaggagaggaggacgAGGATGAGGACACCAGTGATGACAACTACGGAGAGCGCAGTGAGGCCAAGCGCAGCAGCATGATCGAGACGGGCCAGGGGGCTGAGGGTGGCCTCTCACTGCGTGTGCAGAACTCACTGCGGCGCCGGACACACAGCGAGGGCAGCCTGCTGCAGGAGCCCCGAGGGCCCTGCTTCGCCTCCGACACCACCTTGCACTGCTCAGACGGTGAGGGCGCCGCCTCCACCTGGGGCATGCCTTCGCCCAGCACCCTCAAGAAAGAGCTGGGCCGCAATGGTGGCTCCATGCACCACCTTTCCCTCTTCTTCACAGGACACAGGAAG ATGAGTGGGGCTGACACCGTTGGGGATGATGACGAAGCCTCCCgaaagagaaagagcaaaaaCCT AGCCAAGGACATGAAGAACAAGCTGGGGATCTTCAGACGGCGGAATGAGTCCCCTGGAGCCCCTCCCGTGGGCAAGGCAGACAAAATGATGAAGTCATTCAA GCCCACCTCAGAGGAAGCCCTCAAGTGGGGCGAGTCCTTGGAGAAGCTGCTGGTTCACAAAT ACGGGTTAGCAGTGTTCCAAGCCTTCCTTCGCACTGAGTTCAGCGAGGAGAATCTGGAGTTCTGGTTGGCTTGTGAGGACTTCAAGAAGGTCAAGTCACAGTCCAAGATGGCATCCAAGGCCAAGAAGATCTTTGCTGAATACATCGCGATCCAGGCATGCAAGGAG GTCAACCTGGACTCCTACACGCGGGAGCACACCAAGGACAACCTGCAGAGCGTCACGCGGGGCTGCTTCGACCTGGCACAGAAGCGCATCTTCGGGCTCATGGAAAAGGACTCGTACCCTCGCTTTCTCCGTTCTGACCTCTACCTGGACCTTATTAACCAGAAGAAGATGAGTCCCCCGCTTTAG
- the RGS3 gene encoding regulator of G-protein signaling 3 isoform X9 has product MVTRRPVTNSWDWLPAGTAPEAVPCRHMPLSQLPLRVGQKEFFFPLPLLVPPISWLLLSEYQPWLVPGSPVIRPGFQGACVAAACTVAACCPGRGVGDRSQSGASCRPICGPKVGGPTEMLRGMYLTRNGNLQRRHTMKEAKDMKNKLGIFRRRNESPGAPPVGKADKMMKSFKPTSEEALKWGESLEKLLVHKYGLAVFQAFLRTEFSEENLEFWLACEDFKKVKSQSKMASKAKKIFAEYIAIQACKEVNLDSYTREHTKDNLQSVTRGCFDLAQKRIFGLMEKDSYPRFLRSDLYLDLINQKKMSPPL; this is encoded by the exons ATGGTAACGAGGAGGCCAGtcacaaatagctgggactggCTTCCTGCCGGGACGGCCCCAGAGGCTGTCCCTTGCAGACACATGCCCCTTTCACAGCTCCCTCTCAGGGTTGGccagaaggaatttttttttccgcTCCCCCTCCTGGTCCCTCCCATTTCCTGGCTCCTCCTGTCTGAGTACCAGCCCTGGCTTGTGCCTGGGAGTCCAGTCATCAGGCCAGGATTCCAGGGAGCGTGTGTGGCTGCAGCCTGCACCGTTGCTGCCTGCTGCCCAGGACGCGGGGTAGGGGACAGGAGCCAGAGTGGTGCTTCCTGCAGACCAATTTGTGGCCCCAAGGTGGGGGGCCCTACAGAGATGCTCCGAGGCATGTACCTCACTCGCAACGGGAACCTGCAGAGGCGACACACGATGAAGGA AGCCAAGGACATGAAGAACAAGCTGGGGATCTTCAGACGGCGGAATGAGTCCCCTGGAGCCCCTCCCGTGGGCAAGGCAGACAAAATGATGAAGTCATTCAA GCCCACCTCAGAGGAAGCCCTCAAGTGGGGCGAGTCCTTGGAGAAGCTGCTGGTTCACAAAT ACGGGTTAGCAGTGTTCCAAGCCTTCCTTCGCACTGAGTTCAGCGAGGAGAATCTGGAGTTCTGGTTGGCTTGTGAGGACTTCAAGAAGGTCAAGTCACAGTCCAAGATGGCATCCAAGGCCAAGAAGATCTTTGCTGAATACATCGCGATCCAGGCATGCAAGGAG GTCAACCTGGACTCCTACACGCGGGAGCACACCAAGGACAACCTGCAGAGCGTCACGCGGGGCTGCTTCGACCTGGCACAGAAGCGCATCTTCGGGCTCATGGAAAAGGACTCGTACCCTCGCTTTCTCCGTTCTGACCTCTACCTGGACCTTATTAACCAGAAGAAGATGAGTCCCCCGCTTTAG